A portion of the Planifilum fimeticola genome contains these proteins:
- a CDS encoding TIGR02677 family protein, whose amino-acid sequence MDERVFKPVKEASYLTAGNAWRYRAILRFFYQRYERMQHFLLPEEVLRHLKRFPHFRDYTEEQLQQDLSQLVEWNNLVPRQDTGRIQTIEEFKKRKFRYQLTPYTVELERMVMALEKMGDGYGGSLERTLFDRLLQSLLTLTERDDEGEHRVFHWSDERIYRLWQDVANDFHELTRNAMDYIAHLQSEKVEERMKEEAFFAFKEVVIRYLRDFMISLQRTSYRIEGLLEETDADFVRRLAERLADYELSIPRLEERPVREELVERRIGEWEDLKRWFFGDGGQEAELVYLQNTTNETIRKITRFAQRLGETVHHMRSRRADYLHLAKWFASLETLDEAHKLSACVFGVFRTRHLKVEEPKGTESLDVEVWEAPPAPVILKPRITAYRERVKPNAADDHTARKRAVRETYLRRKEEEQLLLAELIRQDRIALRELPPVKPVVRKTLLSWIAKSMAHPERIGKTETGRPFRLEVASNRIIRLRAEDGVLEMPDIVFHFD is encoded by the coding sequence ATGGACGAACGGGTGTTCAAACCTGTGAAGGAAGCTTCCTATCTCACGGCGGGGAACGCTTGGCGGTACCGGGCGATCCTGCGCTTTTTCTACCAGCGGTACGAGCGGATGCAGCACTTTCTGCTGCCCGAGGAGGTGTTACGCCATTTGAAGCGCTTTCCCCACTTCCGCGATTACACCGAGGAGCAGTTGCAACAGGATCTCAGCCAACTGGTGGAGTGGAACAACCTGGTCCCACGGCAGGATACCGGACGGATCCAGACCATCGAGGAGTTTAAGAAGCGGAAGTTCCGATACCAGCTCACCCCCTACACGGTGGAGCTGGAGCGGATGGTGATGGCGCTGGAGAAGATGGGGGACGGATACGGCGGCTCCCTGGAGCGGACGCTGTTCGACCGGCTGCTACAGTCGCTCCTTACGTTGACCGAACGGGACGACGAAGGGGAACACCGCGTTTTTCACTGGTCCGATGAGCGGATCTACCGGCTGTGGCAGGACGTGGCGAATGATTTCCATGAACTGACCCGCAATGCGATGGACTACATCGCCCACCTGCAGAGCGAAAAAGTGGAGGAGCGGATGAAAGAGGAAGCCTTTTTCGCCTTCAAAGAGGTGGTGATCCGTTACCTGCGGGATTTCATGATCAGCCTCCAGCGCACCTCTTACCGCATCGAAGGATTGCTGGAGGAGACGGATGCGGATTTCGTCCGGCGGCTGGCGGAACGGCTGGCCGATTACGAGCTGTCCATCCCCCGCCTGGAGGAGCGCCCCGTCAGGGAGGAACTGGTGGAGCGCCGAATCGGCGAGTGGGAGGACCTGAAGCGCTGGTTTTTCGGGGACGGGGGACAGGAGGCGGAACTGGTTTACCTCCAGAACACCACCAACGAGACGATCCGCAAAATCACGCGGTTCGCCCAACGGCTGGGGGAGACGGTCCATCACATGCGCAGCCGGCGGGCGGATTACCTCCATCTGGCGAAGTGGTTTGCCTCCCTGGAAACCCTCGACGAGGCACACAAGTTGTCCGCCTGCGTCTTCGGCGTCTTCCGCACCCGCCATCTCAAGGTGGAGGAGCCGAAAGGGACGGAATCCTTGGATGTGGAGGTATGGGAGGCACCTCCCGCCCCCGTGATTCTCAAACCCCGGATTACCGCCTACCGGGAACGGGTGAAGCCGAATGCCGCTGACGACCACACCGCGCGGAAACGGGCGGTGAGGGAAACCTACCTCCGGCGGAAGGAAGAAGAACAGCTATTGCTCGCGGAACTGATCCGGCAGGACCGGATCGCCCTGCGGGAGCTGCCCCCGGTGAAACCGGTGGTGCGCAAAACCCTGCTCTCTTGGATCGCCAAATCAATGGCCCATCCGGAGCGGATCGGCAAGACGGAGACCGGCCGTCCTTTTCGCCTGGAGGTGGCCAGCAACCGGATCATCCGGCTCCGGGCGGAGGACGGAGTGCTGGAGATGCCGGACATCGTCTTTCATTTCGATTAA
- a CDS encoding TIGR02678 family protein, producing the protein MSRDAAFDEKAREALGILLENFWILRDRQPEEYAMIRDREAALKRFVRDKLGYRLIVHRHFAKLEKIPARPEPWMGMETFEHPRDYAMFCCLLAHMENVAVDEPFLLSALCEELKVLYPGEFPMDWENYEHRKSLVRVVKTAVRLGILTEVDGDTAAFQQNEQAEVLYEVPVAARYFMRTFPKDLTRFSSGEAILQAEAAAEEDSSLRRRHRVYRQLLLSPAVYREEMEEADFLYLLRFRHRLEEDFAEYLGFRLEIYRNTALLSAPEARARLTLFPDSRAICDIALQMGEETRRRLAAGEVRVEADGTIRLTPVEWEQWVAALKESRGAGWSKQYRTALVKQTAAELLALLKEWKMATVDPESGMIRLYPLLGRLAGKYPADFDPAGRDIKKEREERS; encoded by the coding sequence GTGTCTCGCGATGCTGCCTTTGACGAAAAAGCGCGGGAAGCCTTGGGTATTCTCCTGGAAAACTTCTGGATCCTGCGGGACCGGCAGCCGGAGGAATACGCCATGATCCGAGACCGGGAAGCGGCACTGAAGCGATTTGTCCGAGACAAGCTGGGCTACCGCCTGATCGTCCACCGGCATTTCGCCAAATTGGAAAAGATCCCGGCCCGACCGGAACCCTGGATGGGCATGGAGACGTTTGAGCATCCCCGGGATTACGCGATGTTCTGCTGCCTGCTGGCCCACATGGAAAACGTGGCCGTCGACGAACCGTTTCTTTTGTCCGCCCTCTGCGAGGAGCTGAAAGTCCTGTACCCCGGGGAGTTCCCGATGGATTGGGAAAATTATGAACACCGCAAATCATTGGTCCGTGTGGTGAAAACGGCAGTCCGGCTGGGCATCTTGACCGAGGTGGATGGGGATACGGCCGCCTTTCAGCAGAACGAGCAGGCGGAGGTGTTGTACGAAGTGCCCGTGGCGGCCCGTTATTTCATGCGGACGTTTCCGAAGGATTTGACTAGGTTTTCGTCGGGGGAAGCGATCCTGCAGGCGGAAGCAGCGGCGGAGGAGGACTCCTCCCTCCGGCGGCGCCACCGGGTGTATCGGCAATTGCTTCTCTCCCCGGCGGTGTACCGGGAGGAGATGGAGGAGGCGGACTTCCTCTATTTGCTCCGTTTTCGCCACCGGCTGGAGGAGGATTTCGCCGAATACCTTGGCTTCCGCCTGGAGATCTACCGGAATACCGCCCTGTTGTCCGCTCCGGAGGCCCGGGCGCGCCTCACGCTGTTTCCCGACAGCCGGGCGATCTGTGACATCGCCCTGCAAATGGGGGAGGAAACGCGTCGCCGGCTGGCGGCGGGGGAGGTGAGGGTGGAGGCCGACGGGACGATCCGCCTCACCCCGGTGGAATGGGAGCAGTGGGTGGCTGCCCTGAAGGAATCCCGGGGCGCCGGTTGGAGCAAGCAGTACCGGACCGCCTTGGTGAAGCAGACGGCGGCAGAACTTTTGGCCCTGTTGAAGGAGTGGAAGATGGCTACCGTCGACCCGGAGTCGGGGATGATCCGGCTTTACCCCCTCCTCGGTCGGCTGGCGGGGAAGTACCCGGCGGACTTCGATCCGGCGGGCAGGGATATAAAAAAAGAAAGGGAGGAACGGTCGTGA
- a CDS encoding TIGR02680 family protein, with amino-acid sequence MNGRWRLNRAGIFNFWYYDEEIFPFSDGKLLLRGTNGSGKSVTMQSLIPLLLDGKKSPDRLDPFGSRARRIEDYLLGEKGVVDRDERTGYLYLEYRRRGTEQTLTTGIGIRIRRNGPLQFWGFLVTDGRRIGEDFFLYKTEPDGSGGIQKIPLTRWELEARIGDGGAVVQSQREYMELVNRHLFGFHTLEAFEDLIKLLIQLRSPKLSKDFKPTVIYEILHESLPPLTDEELRPLSDTIEAMDQIRSELDQLVRERRSLDRLCRQYDQYNRAVLAEKAEGWIRAADLAARLKREKERLRREMAEGAERLAELERRLEETKREGKVLAAERDALMRHDVFRAEKEKAELEQKLKDRERTRRHKEELLKQKERKERELDEQIRREEENRHRLRKEIGERLEEMDALAEEAAFAAHLLSTADYRRNTGKPFSFCLWEREARQHDERLNRVLTILREESRMKERYAEAEAELGEARRQWDLSRVEEKKWAELLEEERAGWIAAVYRWNVENRELRLDEEALRLLSRRVADFPEQMDREQLRESLTAAVEEVRRSIREEMFRLDHRIGQLEAEMKGVEQAIEEWRAKKDPEPPRHPDTEQVRRELRERGIPFVPFYAAVEFRDAVSAAERERIESALMQMGILDALIVPSAMLEAGGEAVRHDRVLKPAPHLLAPTLADYLYPVEGEGMPVPAEDVDRVLRSIRIGEGSEEETAVLPDGTYRIGPIRGHAPREAQAVYIGKEARRQYRLREIARLEAERDRLLRERDEWAERRREHAARLERLEKEYRRFPDDKGIRDAFSEWDRARREAAAAEREVEKRNEKLKEAHARWQRVKALLREQAQGIDLPAKESAYAAAVEGMRTYRDRLGEVRRLDEQLEDSRRRQALLELNREEVIADVDELKGELRFICDELETARLRLEQVNQRLEAMGAEAIRARIAGVERRLRELPREEETLIRDTEKLKAKQAERERELIRCEEEERRADRLLASWTEVFREEDRLQRSFVPRSEAEMEGSDGEAPTADRARAVLARWKREGAPERDKAAEGLNRLFHQEQAALVEYRLTQQTLFEDVEVPEEPDGTGEEAVGDSWRLRWEELRTKTRRLLLSMEYEGARVSPYAVRARVEEAIHRKEQILAEKDRELFEEIILNNVGKIIRARIRRAERWVEEMNRLMEARDTSSGLTFSIRWKPRPAEHEDELDTRELVELLMRDPRVMKESDITRIATHFRTKIARAKAMQEEGENFHRLIKEILDYRRWFSFTLYCRREGEPRRELTNHVFYTFSGGEKAMAMYIPLFSAAHSRYAEARPDAPRIISLDEAFAGVDENNIRDMFDLLEELDFDYIMNSQALWGDYDTVSSLSICELVRPKNAPCVTVIRYRWNGKERFLQADAEAAAAGAEGGR; translated from the coding sequence GTGAACGGGCGCTGGCGGCTCAACCGGGCGGGAATTTTTAATTTTTGGTATTATGATGAGGAAATTTTCCCCTTTTCAGATGGAAAGCTCCTCCTCCGCGGAACCAACGGTTCGGGGAAGTCGGTCACCATGCAGAGCCTGATTCCCCTTCTGCTGGACGGGAAAAAGAGCCCGGACCGGCTCGATCCCTTCGGTTCCCGGGCACGGCGGATCGAGGATTACCTCCTTGGGGAAAAGGGGGTGGTCGACCGGGATGAGCGAACCGGATACCTCTACCTGGAGTACCGGCGCAGGGGAACGGAGCAAACCCTGACCACCGGGATCGGGATCCGGATCCGCCGGAACGGCCCTCTCCAGTTCTGGGGCTTTCTCGTAACGGACGGGCGGCGGATCGGCGAAGATTTTTTCCTGTACAAGACGGAGCCGGACGGATCCGGGGGCATCCAGAAGATCCCCCTGACCCGGTGGGAACTGGAGGCGCGTATCGGGGACGGCGGCGCAGTGGTGCAGAGCCAGCGGGAGTACATGGAACTGGTCAACCGCCACCTGTTCGGCTTTCACACCCTGGAAGCCTTCGAAGACCTGATCAAGCTCCTGATCCAGCTGCGCAGCCCGAAATTGTCCAAGGATTTCAAGCCGACCGTCATCTACGAAATCCTGCACGAGTCCCTTCCCCCGCTGACTGATGAAGAGTTGCGCCCGCTGTCGGACACGATCGAGGCGATGGACCAGATCCGGAGCGAGCTGGACCAACTGGTGCGGGAGCGGCGCTCCCTCGACCGCCTGTGCAGGCAGTATGACCAGTACAATCGCGCGGTACTGGCGGAAAAGGCGGAAGGGTGGATCCGGGCGGCGGACTTGGCCGCCCGTTTGAAGCGGGAGAAGGAACGCCTCCGGCGGGAAATGGCGGAAGGGGCGGAGCGGCTGGCCGAGCTGGAGCGGCGCCTGGAGGAAACCAAGCGGGAGGGAAAGGTGCTTGCCGCGGAACGGGATGCGCTGATGCGGCACGACGTCTTCCGGGCGGAAAAGGAAAAGGCGGAGCTGGAACAAAAGCTGAAGGACCGGGAGCGAACGCGGCGGCACAAGGAGGAGCTCCTGAAGCAGAAGGAGCGGAAGGAGCGCGAATTGGACGAGCAGATCCGCCGGGAGGAAGAGAATCGGCACCGCCTCCGGAAGGAGATCGGGGAGCGGTTGGAGGAGATGGACGCCCTGGCGGAGGAGGCCGCCTTTGCAGCCCACTTGCTGTCGACGGCCGATTACCGCCGAAACACCGGGAAGCCCTTCTCCTTCTGCCTGTGGGAACGGGAGGCCCGTCAGCACGACGAGCGGCTGAACCGGGTGCTGACCATCCTTCGGGAGGAATCCCGGATGAAGGAGCGCTACGCGGAGGCGGAGGCGGAGCTGGGAGAAGCCCGCCGGCAGTGGGATCTTTCCCGGGTGGAGGAAAAGAAGTGGGCGGAGCTGTTGGAGGAGGAACGGGCCGGTTGGATCGCCGCCGTTTACCGGTGGAACGTGGAAAATCGAGAACTCCGATTGGATGAGGAAGCCCTGCGCCTTCTGTCCCGCCGGGTGGCCGACTTTCCGGAACAGATGGATCGGGAACAGCTCCGGGAGTCGCTGACGGCGGCCGTCGAAGAGGTCCGGCGGTCCATTCGAGAGGAGATGTTCCGCCTCGACCACCGGATCGGACAACTGGAAGCGGAAATGAAGGGCGTCGAGCAGGCGATTGAAGAGTGGCGGGCGAAAAAGGATCCGGAGCCGCCCCGCCATCCGGACACGGAGCAGGTCCGGCGGGAGCTCCGGGAACGGGGGATCCCCTTCGTCCCCTTCTACGCGGCGGTGGAATTTCGCGACGCCGTTTCCGCCGCCGAGCGGGAACGGATCGAGTCGGCCTTGATGCAGATGGGCATTCTGGACGCGCTGATCGTTCCCTCCGCGATGCTGGAGGCCGGCGGGGAGGCGGTACGCCACGATCGGGTGTTGAAGCCGGCTCCGCACCTGTTGGCGCCCACCCTGGCCGACTACCTGTACCCGGTGGAGGGGGAAGGGATGCCGGTGCCGGCGGAAGATGTCGACCGGGTGCTGCGCAGCATCCGGATCGGGGAAGGGTCCGAAGAAGAGACGGCGGTTCTCCCCGACGGCACTTACCGGATCGGCCCGATCCGCGGCCACGCGCCCCGGGAGGCGCAAGCCGTCTACATCGGGAAGGAAGCCCGCCGGCAGTACCGGTTGCGGGAGATTGCCCGGCTGGAGGCGGAGCGGGACCGGCTCCTGCGGGAGCGGGACGAATGGGCGGAGCGGCGCCGGGAGCACGCGGCCCGTTTGGAGCGCCTGGAGAAGGAGTACCGCCGGTTCCCCGACGACAAAGGCATCCGGGACGCTTTCTCCGAGTGGGATCGAGCCCGCCGCGAGGCGGCCGCCGCCGAGCGGGAGGTGGAAAAGCGAAACGAAAAGCTGAAGGAGGCCCACGCCCGTTGGCAGCGGGTGAAGGCCCTCCTGCGGGAACAGGCCCAGGGAATCGATCTGCCGGCGAAGGAGTCGGCCTATGCCGCGGCGGTCGAAGGGATGCGAACCTACCGCGACCGGCTGGGTGAGGTCCGGCGCCTCGACGAACAGCTGGAGGATTCCCGCCGCCGGCAGGCCCTTTTGGAGCTAAACCGGGAAGAGGTCATCGCCGATGTGGACGAACTGAAGGGGGAGCTCCGCTTCATTTGCGATGAGCTAGAAACAGCACGTCTGCGTTTGGAGCAGGTGAATCAGCGGCTCGAAGCGATGGGAGCCGAAGCGATCCGCGCGCGGATCGCCGGGGTGGAACGCCGTCTGCGGGAGCTTCCCCGGGAGGAGGAGACCCTGATCCGCGACACGGAGAAGCTGAAGGCGAAACAGGCGGAGCGGGAGCGGGAGCTGATCCGGTGCGAGGAAGAGGAACGCCGTGCGGACCGGCTGCTCGCCAGCTGGACGGAGGTTTTCCGGGAGGAAGATCGCCTGCAGCGCTCCTTTGTTCCCCGGTCGGAGGCGGAAATGGAAGGGAGCGACGGGGAGGCGCCGACCGCTGACCGTGCCCGGGCGGTTTTGGCTAGGTGGAAAAGGGAGGGCGCTCCCGAACGGGACAAGGCGGCGGAGGGGCTGAACCGCCTGTTCCATCAGGAGCAGGCCGCACTGGTGGAGTATCGCCTCACCCAACAGACCCTTTTTGAGGATGTGGAGGTCCCGGAAGAACCGGACGGCACCGGGGAGGAGGCCGTGGGCGACTCCTGGCGGCTCCGATGGGAGGAGCTCAGGACGAAAACCCGCCGCCTCCTGCTCAGTATGGAGTATGAAGGGGCGCGGGTCAGCCCGTACGCCGTCAGAGCCCGGGTGGAAGAGGCAATCCACCGGAAGGAGCAGATTTTGGCGGAGAAGGACCGGGAGTTGTTTGAGGAGATCATCCTGAACAACGTGGGGAAGATCATCCGGGCGCGGATCCGCCGGGCGGAGCGCTGGGTGGAGGAGATGAACCGTCTGATGGAAGCGCGGGACACCTCCAGCGGGCTGACTTTCTCCATCCGGTGGAAACCGCGTCCCGCCGAACACGAGGACGAGCTGGACACCCGGGAACTGGTGGAACTGCTGATGCGGGATCCCCGGGTGATGAAGGAGAGCGACATCACCCGGATCGCCACCCACTTCCGAACCAAGATCGCGCGGGCCAAGGCGATGCAGGAGGAGGGGGAGAACTTTCATCGGCTGATCAAGGAAATCCTGGATTATCGCCGCTGGTTTTCCTTCACCCTGTATTGCCGCCGGGAGGGGGAGCCGCGCCGGGAGTTGACCAATCATGTCTTTTATACCTTCAGCGGCGGCGAAAAGGCGATGGCCATGTACATCCCCCTCTTTTCCGCCGCCCATTCCCGCTACGCCGAGGCGCGTCCCGACGCACCGCGGATCATTTCCCTGGACGAGGCCTTCGCCGGCGTGGACGAAAACAACATCCGCGATATGTTCGACCTGCTGGAAGAGCTGGATTTCGATTACATCATGAATTCCCAGGCGCTGTGGGGCGACTACGACACCGTTTCCAGCCTGTCGATCTGTGAACTGGTCCGGCCGAAAAACGCCCCCTGCGTCACCGTGATCCGCTACCGGTGGAACGGGAAAGAGCGGTTCCTGCAGGCGGATGCGGAGGCA